The Actinosynnema mirum DSM 43827 genomic interval GGCTCGGGCGGGGTGGGGGGAGGGGAGTTGCCGGTCACGGCGTAGGTCAGCAGGGCGACCGCGATGGCCAGGGCTGGGTGGGACCAGAGGGGTGGGTCCAGGAAGAACGGGGTTGCCACGAGGCTCACGCCGCCTGCCAGGACGCCGGTCACGACGGGGGTGGTCCAGGGGGAGCGGGGGCGTGAGGGCTCGGGGGTGGGTGCGGGTTCGGGTGCGGGAGCCGGAGCGGGCGCGGGGAGTTCTTCGTCCAGTGCCTCGTGCGCTGCCGCCGCGAGTTCCCCGGCTGACTGGTAGCGGTCCGCGGGGTGCTTGGCCAGGCCGCGTTCCACGACCTTCTGCATCGCGGGCGGCACGTGGGGTGGGAGTTGGGGGACCTCGCCCTTCAGGTGCCCCATCAGGACCTGGACCTCGTCGCCGTCGAACGGTCTGCGGCCGGCGAGGCACTCGTACAGGACCACGGCGAGGGAGTAGACGTCCGCGCGGTGGTCCGAGCCCGAGGTCTCCAGGCGTTCGGGGGCGATGTAGTGCGGGGTGCCGACGACCTGGCCCAGGCGGGTGATCGGTGGGGCGGTGATCGGTTGGGCGATGCCCCAGTCGAACAGCCAGGCGTGGTCGGTGCCCCGGCGGGCGCCCTGCTCCAGGAGCACGTTCGACGGCTTCACGTCGCGGTGGCGCAGGGCCTTGCGGTGCGCGGCGTCCAGGGCGGCGGCGACCTGCTCGACCACGCTGACCGCGCGTTGCGGGGAGAGCGGGCCGTGTGCGACCTCGGTCGCCAGGTCGGTGCCCTCGACGTAGCGCATCACGATGTAGGGGCGGGCGCCTACGGAGTAGTCGTAGACCGGGAGGACGTTGGGGTGGTCGATGCGTGCGGCTAGCGCGCACTCGCGGCGGAAACGCTCTTCCAGGTCGGGATCGCGCAGCACGTCGGTCGGGAGCAGCTTGATGGCCACCTTGCGGTCGTCCCGCGAGGTGTCCTCGGCGATGTGCACCTCGCCCATGCCGCCTCGGCCGAGCAAGCGGATCAACCGGTATCTGTCCAGATCATCACCGACCGCCACCGCCGGAACCTAGAAGGGGGACTCGAACGTGGGGTTAATTCCGGGGGACGGGGTGGGGTGGATTGGGGGAACGTGCTGGTCAGGTCGCATTTTGTGGGGGTGGGGGGTGGGGTGGGTGGGGGAGGGGGCGAGGGAGGGGTGGTTGCTCGTCCGAGTGATCTAGTTGCTCTGCGGCTAATGGCTCAGCGGGTGGGGCGATGTCATTCAGTGCAGGTGTTCCCTATGACCACCCTCGGTCGGGGCCCATCGCCTGGGGCAGAGGCGGTGGGCCCCGGCGCTTTTGGTGGGTGAGGGGTTTGAAGATCAAGAGTTGAAGATCAAGAGCTTAAGGGCACGCCTCGCCGGCGGGGCAGACCTCCAAAAAAGAGGGGACACGGGCTCTGCCGGCCGGTGGCCGTTGGGGTGGTGGTCCCGTTTACCACTGCGGTGGGTGGGGTCCCTCTTCTCCGTGTGGCCTCCTTTCAGGCAAGCACGCTCGTCAAGACGCCGTATGACTCGGGCGGTCTGCCGTGGCGGTGCGGCGGCATCTTGACAAGCGTGCTTGGGCTTCGCCAGGCCAAACGGAGAAGAGGGACGCGGGAATGGGGCTGCGTGGGCTCGCTGCGCTCGCCCCGCAGCCCGCGAGTGCGGTCGTGAGTGGCTCGCTAGTGCGGTCGTGAGTGGCTCGCTAGTGCGGTGGGCTTGCAGCTTGCGGGTGCGCCTGTTGGGGGTGTGGGCTGGGTTGGTTTGTTGGGCTTGGGGTATCTGACCGGTGCGTTGCCGGGGGTGGTCGGGGTGCTTGCTGCCCGGTCGGGGCTGGAAACCTCGGGGGTGTTCGCGGTGGAGGCACTCCATTTTTGCTCGGTTCAACCCTGTTCTTCGTGTGCCTGAGGGCAGGCGGAACTGGTGGGGTCTCGCGGTTGTTTCCCTGACGCAGTTGCTGGTCGTCCTTGACGGGACCATCGTCAACGTCGCGCTTCCCAGTGCTCAGGTTGAGCTCGGCATGTCGGACAGCGCGCGGCAGTGGGTGGTTACGGCTTACGCGCTTGCCTTTGGGGCTTTGTTGTTGCTCGGTGGCGGATCGCGGACTTCTGGGGGCGGCGTCGGGCCTTTTTGCTTGGGCTCGCGCTGTTCGGTGTGGGGTTGCCGGGACCGGTGACGAGTTGCTCGCGGCTCGGGGGTTCAGGGGGTTGCCGCCGCGTTGATGGCGCCTGCGGCTCTGGCGATCGTCACCGTCACGTTTCCCTCCGGGCGTGAGCGCACTGTCGCCTTCGCCGTCTTCGGGGGGATTTCCGGTGCTGGCGCGGCCATCGGGTTGTTGCTCGGGGGTGTGCTGACCGAGTACCTGTCGTGGCGGTGGTGCCTGTTGGTGAACGTGCCGTTCGTGGTGGTCGGGGTTGTCGCCGGGGTGCTGCTGCTGGGGGCGTTCGTGGTCGTGGAGGCGCGGTCCGCGCATCCGTTGCTGCCGCTGCGGGTGTTCGCCGACCGGGTTCGGGTCGCGGCGTTCCTCGTCCAGGGGATCACGGGGGCGGTGATGATCGGGGCGATGCTGTACCTGACGTTCCACCTGCAGGGGGTGCTGGGGCTTTCGCCGCTGCTCGCCGGGCTCGGCACGTTGCCGATCACCGCGAGCATCACGGTCACCGTGCCGTTCGCCACCCGGATGCTGGAGCGGGTCGGGCCTCGGGCCCAGCTCGTGCTCGGGCCGGTGCTCGCGGCCTGCGGGGTGGGGTGCCTGGGGCTGATCACGGCTGACGGCGGGTACCGGG includes:
- a CDS encoding MFS transporter: MAPAALAIVTVTFPSGRERTVAFAVFGGISGAGAAIGLLLGGVLTEYLSWRWCLLVNVPFVVVGVVAGVLLLGAFVVVEARSAHPLLPLRVFADRVRVAAFLVQGITGAVMIGAMLYLTFHLQGVLGLSPLLAGLGTLPITASITVTVPFATRMLERVGPRAQLVLGPVLAACGVGCLGLITADGGYRAQVLPGLVLFGAGMGFTFVPLQNLALLGVEARDAGAAATAANQVGGSVGLAVVTAVYSGVVARAGGPGAVERVGAVGPPPRLVSRLRVGLASRWSPLCAPSPCPPRS
- a CDS encoding serine/threonine-protein kinase yields the protein MIRLLGRGGMGEVHIAEDTSRDDRKVAIKLLPTDVLRDPDLEERFRRECALAARIDHPNVLPVYDYSVGARPYIVMRYVEGTDLATEVAHGPLSPQRAVSVVEQVAAALDAAHRKALRHRDVKPSNVLLEQGARRGTDHAWLFDWGIAQPITAPPITRLGQVVGTPHYIAPERLETSGSDHRADVYSLAVVLYECLAGRRPFDGDEVQVLMGHLKGEVPQLPPHVPPAMQKVVERGLAKHPADRYQSAGELAAAAHEALDEELPAPAPAPAPEPAPTPEPSRPRSPWTTPVVTGVLAGGVSLVATPFFLDPPLWSHPALAIAVALLTYAVTGNSPPPTPPEPTTKGPNPGDETRDVGSGGFPSPRP